In Paraburkholderia bryophila, a single genomic region encodes these proteins:
- a CDS encoding glycosyltransferase family 2 protein — translation MKVTVLVPTYRRPADLARCLAALQRQSRAPDQVVVVARADDEATHTCLRDPAVPGALPLSVALVEAPGQVAALNRGLDAASGDVIAITDDDAAPHVDWVARIAAAFESDARLGALGGRDWVHERGRVLDGERQRVGKVTASGKIIGNHHLGAGGAREVDILKGANMSYRRDAIRTIRFDARLRGAGAQAHNDMGFSLAVKRAGWKLVYDPRVAVDHFPAERFDEDGRNAQTMAALRNAAFNFHLILRDQLPPLHRETAWWWWTLVGTRAYPGLTHAALALLSNQAGVKLSRWRAVRGGAHEARRARSGVAA, via the coding sequence ATGAAAGTGACGGTACTGGTTCCGACTTATCGCCGCCCGGCCGATCTGGCGCGCTGCCTCGCGGCGCTGCAACGGCAGTCGCGCGCGCCCGACCAGGTGGTCGTGGTGGCGCGCGCCGACGACGAGGCGACCCACACCTGTCTGCGCGATCCGGCGGTGCCGGGTGCGCTGCCGCTGTCGGTGGCGCTGGTCGAGGCGCCCGGCCAGGTCGCGGCGCTCAACCGCGGACTCGACGCGGCCAGCGGCGACGTGATCGCGATCACCGACGACGATGCCGCTCCGCACGTCGACTGGGTCGCCCGGATCGCCGCCGCGTTCGAAAGCGATGCGCGCCTCGGCGCGCTCGGCGGGCGCGACTGGGTGCACGAAAGAGGCCGCGTGCTGGATGGCGAGCGGCAACGGGTGGGCAAGGTCACGGCGTCCGGCAAGATCATCGGCAATCATCATCTCGGCGCCGGCGGTGCGCGCGAAGTGGACATTCTGAAGGGCGCCAACATGAGCTACCGCCGCGACGCGATCCGCACGATCCGCTTCGACGCGCGCTTGCGCGGCGCGGGCGCGCAGGCTCACAACGACATGGGCTTCAGCCTCGCGGTGAAGCGCGCCGGCTGGAAGCTGGTGTACGACCCGCGCGTCGCGGTCGACCACTTTCCCGCCGAGCGTTTCGACGAAGACGGGCGCAACGCGCAAACCATGGCGGCGTTGCGCAATGCCGCGTTCAACTTCCATCTGATCCTGCGCGACCAGTTGCCGCCGCTGCACCGCGAAACCGCGTGGTGGTGGTGGACGCTGGTCGGCACGCGGGCCTATCCGGGACTCACGCATGCGGCGCTTGCGCTGCTGTCGAACCAGGCCGGGGTGAAGCTGTCGCGCTGGCGCGCGGTGCGCGGCGGCGCGCACGAGGCGCGCCGGGCGCGAAGCGGAGTGGCCGCATGA
- a CDS encoding UDP-glucose dehydrogenase family protein — MNLTIIGSGYVGLVTGACLADIGHDVFCLDVDQRKIDVLNNGGVPIHEPGLQEIIARNRKAGRLTFSTNVEAAVAHGDIQFIAVGTPSDEDGSADLQYVLAAARNIGRHMTGFKVIVDKSTVPVGTASRVRDVIAAELAARNLNHMFSVVSNPEFLKEGAAVDDFTRPDRIVLGCDEDVPGEKARELMKRLYAPFNRNRERTLYMDVRSAEFTKYAANAMLATRISYMNELANLADRVGADIEAVRRGIGSDPRIGYDFLYAGCGYGGSCFPKDVQALIRIAADHKANLRILEAVEAVNDTQKQVLAHKIVARLGEDLSDRTFGVWGLAFKPNTDDMREAPSRPLIAELLRRGARVKAYDPVAIDESKRVFALDLKDVPQQHARLEFVKEEMEAAEGADALVILTEWKVFKSPDFDSLKRILKTPLIFDGRNLYEPDALLELGIEYHAIGRQHALRNAPGKVGANGLPLTSADVAESVRRAVA, encoded by the coding sequence ATGAACCTGACGATCATCGGTAGTGGCTACGTAGGCCTCGTGACGGGCGCCTGTCTGGCCGACATCGGCCACGACGTGTTCTGTCTCGACGTCGATCAGCGCAAGATCGACGTGCTCAACAACGGCGGCGTGCCGATCCATGAACCGGGTCTGCAGGAAATCATCGCGCGCAATCGCAAGGCCGGCCGTCTGACGTTCTCGACCAACGTCGAAGCGGCGGTCGCGCACGGCGACATCCAGTTCATCGCGGTGGGCACGCCGTCGGACGAAGACGGTTCCGCCGACCTGCAATACGTGCTGGCCGCCGCACGCAACATCGGCCGCCATATGACGGGCTTCAAGGTGATCGTCGACAAATCGACGGTGCCGGTCGGCACGGCTTCGCGCGTGCGCGACGTGATCGCCGCCGAGCTGGCCGCACGCAACCTCAATCACATGTTCTCGGTGGTGTCGAACCCCGAGTTCCTGAAGGAAGGCGCGGCCGTAGACGACTTCACGCGGCCCGACCGCATCGTGCTCGGTTGCGACGAAGACGTGCCCGGCGAAAAAGCCCGCGAGCTGATGAAGCGCCTCTACGCGCCGTTCAACCGCAATCGCGAACGCACGCTGTACATGGATGTACGTTCCGCCGAATTCACCAAGTACGCGGCCAACGCGATGCTCGCCACGCGCATTTCGTACATGAACGAGCTGGCCAATCTGGCCGACCGCGTAGGTGCGGATATCGAAGCGGTGCGCCGTGGGATCGGCTCCGATCCGCGCATCGGCTACGACTTCCTGTACGCCGGTTGCGGCTACGGCGGTTCGTGCTTCCCGAAAGACGTGCAGGCGCTGATCCGCATCGCCGCTGACCATAAGGCGAATCTACGCATTCTCGAAGCGGTGGAAGCCGTCAACGACACGCAGAAGCAGGTGCTGGCGCACAAGATCGTCGCGCGTCTCGGCGAAGACCTGTCGGACCGCACGTTCGGCGTCTGGGGCCTCGCGTTCAAGCCGAATACCGACGACATGCGCGAAGCGCCGAGCCGTCCGCTGATCGCCGAACTGCTGCGCCGTGGCGCGCGCGTGAAAGCGTACGACCCGGTCGCGATCGACGAATCGAAACGCGTGTTCGCGCTCGATCTGAAAGACGTGCCGCAGCAGCATGCGCGCCTCGAGTTCGTGAAGGAAGAGATGGAAGCGGCGGAGGGCGCCGACGCGCTGGTGATCCTCACCGAATGGAAGGTCTTCAAGAGCCCGGACTTCGATTCGCTGAAACGGATCCTCAAGACGCCGCTGATTTTCGACGGCCGCAATCTGTACGAACCGGACGCGCTGCTCGAACTCGGCATCGAGTATCACGCGATCGGCCGTCAGCACGCGCTGCGCAATGCGCCGGGCAAGGTCGGCGCGAACGGCTTGCCGCTCACGTCGGCGGACGTGGCCGAGTCAGTCCGCCGCGCCGTCGCTTAA
- a CDS encoding glucose-6-phosphate isomerase, protein MSTITHTAPAGANRAGRSRSGGAQEWGPPALLWLITAVLIIAHQGTVLTLAFPVLAILTGLWLYFKSPARYIGFMWWLWFLSPEVRRLADWSKGAFTPTSLIQVAPLAVTMISALSLLRYYRLLAQRRGLPVLLILLGLIYAFMVGVMSSGPLAATYDLANWLYPILIGFHIMAHTRQYPQYRDTIVNTFIWGMLVMGGYGLVQFFIMPPWDALWMLGSQMNSQGDPVPMGVRVFSTMNSSGPFAFAMMGAMVYVMAANHRVRWIAAALGFFAFALSLVRSTWGGWVIALLVQLVKSNNKVRVRIVASAVLLAGLCVPLLAVGPVAERMQARLTTIVNLNDDQSYAARNEFYATFAKTAFTDVSGEGMGATGTSTKLSNDGGQLGQYGNFDSGVMNIPFVLGWPGTLLYMSGIVWLVVRAVLASFKLRNDKFVSACLSLSLATFAMLVFTNSLVGTGGLLLFMSVFSILSAVHYEKINRRRTLLFHGGTD, encoded by the coding sequence ATGTCGACCATCACGCACACCGCCCCGGCCGGCGCGAACCGCGCGGGACGCAGCAGGTCCGGCGGGGCGCAGGAGTGGGGTCCGCCGGCCTTGCTGTGGCTGATCACGGCGGTGCTGATCATCGCGCATCAGGGCACGGTGCTGACGCTCGCGTTTCCGGTGCTGGCGATCCTCACCGGCTTGTGGCTGTATTTCAAGAGCCCGGCGCGCTACATCGGCTTCATGTGGTGGCTGTGGTTTCTGAGCCCCGAAGTACGGCGTCTCGCCGACTGGTCCAAAGGCGCATTCACGCCTACCAGCCTGATCCAGGTCGCGCCGCTCGCGGTGACGATGATCAGCGCGCTTTCCCTGCTGCGCTACTACCGGCTGCTCGCGCAACGGCGCGGCCTGCCGGTGCTGCTGATCCTGCTCGGCCTGATCTACGCGTTCATGGTCGGCGTGATGTCGAGCGGGCCGCTGGCGGCCACCTACGACCTCGCGAACTGGCTGTATCCGATCCTGATCGGCTTTCACATCATGGCGCACACGCGTCAGTATCCGCAGTACCGCGACACCATCGTCAACACGTTCATCTGGGGCATGCTGGTGATGGGCGGCTACGGCCTCGTGCAGTTTTTCATCATGCCGCCGTGGGACGCACTGTGGATGCTCGGCTCGCAGATGAACTCGCAAGGCGACCCGGTGCCGATGGGCGTGCGCGTGTTCAGCACGATGAATTCGTCGGGCCCGTTCGCGTTCGCGATGATGGGCGCGATGGTCTACGTGATGGCGGCAAACCACCGGGTGCGCTGGATCGCCGCGGCGCTCGGCTTCTTCGCGTTCGCGCTGAGCCTCGTGCGCTCCACGTGGGGCGGCTGGGTGATCGCGCTGCTGGTCCAACTCGTCAAGTCGAACAACAAGGTGCGGGTGCGTATCGTTGCGAGCGCGGTGTTGCTGGCGGGACTGTGCGTGCCGCTGCTGGCGGTCGGCCCGGTTGCCGAGCGGATGCAGGCGCGGCTCACCACCATCGTCAATCTGAACGACGACCAGAGCTACGCCGCGCGTAACGAGTTCTACGCGACCTTCGCGAAAACCGCGTTTACCGACGTCTCCGGCGAAGGCATGGGCGCGACCGGCACCTCGACCAAGCTCTCGAACGACGGCGGCCAGCTCGGCCAGTACGGCAACTTCGACAGCGGCGTGATGAATATCCCGTTCGTGCTCGGCTGGCCCGGCACGCTGCTCTACATGTCCGGCATCGTCTGGCTGGTGGTGCGTGCGGTGCTGGCCTCGTTCAAGCTGCGCAACGACAAGTTCGTCTCGGCCTGCCTGAGCCTGAGTCTCGCGACCTTCGCGATGCTGGTGTTCACCAATTCGCTGGTCGGTACGGGCGGGCTGCTGCTGTTCATGAGTGTTTTTTCGATCCTATCCGCGGTGCACTACGAAAAAATCAACCGCAGACGCACGCTACTTTTCCATGGAGGCACTGATTGA
- a CDS encoding polysaccharide biosynthesis/export family protein, with translation MLMKKLAPHSAANFKSKLAASLLLTSFLSACATAPGNYLDTSRLKDDGQHQSQPAETYPVHLIDSQLVATQAQQAAAKTQVLPTSTISDPSQYVYRLSPQDILGITVWDHPELTTPQGSTLSAGGNTTQSVGGALQQPYTAALPGQADPYGQTIAADGTIFFPFVGRIRAAGKTVGELRDQLSSGLVRYIRNPQVDVRVLSYRGQKVQVTGEVKTPGPLAVSDVPLTLVDAITRSGGTNSDADIQRVRLTRNNKLYVLDADRMLDKGDTTQNVMLQNGDVINVPDRTDSRIFVMGEVKTPIQVPIIRGRMTIADALTQSGGILDTDANPRQIYVMRGMKDHPTTPDVYRLDMTQPDSIMLSSQFQLQPLDVVYVGTAASTTFNRVLQQVLPSVQTLFYLKQLTR, from the coding sequence ATGCTGATGAAAAAACTCGCACCGCATTCAGCGGCGAACTTCAAGTCGAAACTCGCCGCCTCACTTTTGCTGACGTCCTTTCTGTCGGCCTGCGCCACCGCACCGGGCAATTATCTCGACACGTCGCGTCTGAAAGACGACGGCCAGCATCAGTCGCAGCCCGCCGAAACCTATCCGGTGCATCTGATCGATTCGCAGCTCGTCGCCACTCAGGCGCAACAGGCCGCCGCGAAGACTCAGGTGCTGCCGACCTCGACCATCAGCGATCCGTCGCAGTACGTGTACCGGCTCTCGCCGCAGGACATTCTCGGCATCACCGTGTGGGATCACCCGGAATTGACCACGCCGCAGGGCAGCACGCTGTCGGCGGGCGGCAACACCACGCAGTCGGTGGGCGGCGCGTTGCAGCAGCCGTACACGGCCGCGCTGCCGGGCCAGGCCGATCCGTACGGCCAGACCATCGCCGCCGACGGCACGATCTTCTTCCCGTTCGTCGGCCGGATTCGCGCCGCGGGTAAAACCGTCGGCGAATTGCGCGACCAGTTGAGCAGCGGCCTCGTGCGCTATATCCGCAATCCGCAGGTCGACGTGCGCGTGCTGTCGTATCGCGGCCAGAAGGTGCAGGTGACCGGCGAAGTGAAGACGCCAGGCCCGCTCGCGGTCAGCGACGTGCCGCTCACGCTGGTCGACGCGATCACGCGTTCGGGCGGCACGAATTCGGACGCCGACATTCAGCGCGTGCGCCTCACGCGCAACAACAAGCTCTACGTGCTCGACGCCGATCGCATGCTCGACAAAGGCGACACCACGCAGAACGTGATGCTGCAGAACGGCGACGTGATCAACGTGCCGGACCGCACCGACAGCCGCATCTTCGTGATGGGCGAAGTGAAGACGCCGATTCAGGTGCCGATCATTCGCGGCCGCATGACGATCGCCGATGCGCTTACGCAGTCGGGCGGGATTCTCGACACGGACGCCAATCCGCGTCAGATCTACGTGATGCGCGGCATGAAAGACCATCCGACCACGCCGGACGTCTACCGCCTCGACATGACGCAGCCGGACTCGATCATGCTGTCCTCGCAGTTCCAGTTGCAGCCGCTGGACGTCGTGTACGTGGGCACCGCCGCTTCGACCACCTTTAACCGTGTGTTGCAGCAGGTCCTGCCGAGCGTGCAGACCTTGTTCTACCTGAAACAACTGACGCGCTAA
- a CDS encoding polysaccharide biosynthesis tyrosine autokinase, with protein sequence MGGPVRTEEEDIVLGQLIQVILDDIWWLIAIAAVIVAIAGAYCLLAKPIYSADAHVRVEQSDNTSQALTQTQTGAAITTGSTSLPTDAEIEIIKSRGVVGPVVQDLKLNFSVTPKTFPLLGSISAKLAAPGQLAKPWLGLSSYGWGGDVADVDSIDVVPALEGQKLALKVVDDQHYELFAGNGALLLRGQVGQQAQGGGVTMQVNKLVARPGEQFTVVRANDLDAITAFQSAITVQEQGKQTGVIQISLEDKSPEHAALVANALAQSYVRQHVSNKQADAIKMLDFLQSEEPRLKADLERAEAALTAYQRQSGSINASDEAKVYLEGSVQYEQQIAGLRLQMTQLSERYGDDHPMLVAARQQMAELEAQRAKYADRFRDLPATEVKAVQLQRDAKVAEDIYVLLLNRVQELSVQKAGTGGNVHIVDAALRPGAPVKPKKVLILSAAVILGLIAGTGFVFLRRNMFKGIDDPDHIERAFHLPVFGLVPLSAEQAVLESAFERGGERLRSVLANARPKDITVESLRSLRTSMQFTMMDARNRIIMLTGPMAGVGKSFLTVNLAVLLAHSGKRVLMIDGDMRRGALERYLGGVQDNGLSELLSGQISLEEAIRSSNVEGLSFISCGRRPPNPSELLMSPRLPQYLDGLAKRYDVILIDTPPVLAVTDASIIGAYAGSTFFVMRSGVHSEGEIQDALKRLRAAGVHVQGGIFNGMPRSRGGYDRGYAAVQEYLSA encoded by the coding sequence ATGGGCGGTCCGGTCCGGACCGAAGAAGAGGACATCGTCCTCGGGCAACTGATCCAGGTGATCCTCGACGACATCTGGTGGCTGATCGCGATCGCCGCGGTGATCGTCGCGATTGCCGGTGCTTACTGCCTGCTCGCCAAGCCGATCTATTCGGCCGACGCGCACGTGCGCGTCGAGCAATCCGACAACACGTCGCAGGCGCTCACGCAGACGCAAACGGGCGCGGCGATCACCACCGGCTCGACCTCGCTGCCGACCGACGCCGAAATCGAAATCATCAAGAGCCGTGGCGTGGTCGGCCCGGTCGTGCAGGACCTGAAGCTGAACTTCAGCGTCACGCCGAAGACGTTTCCGCTGCTCGGCAGTATTTCGGCCAAGCTGGCCGCGCCGGGTCAACTGGCGAAGCCGTGGCTGGGTCTGTCGTCGTATGGATGGGGCGGCGATGTGGCCGACGTCGATTCGATCGACGTTGTGCCCGCGCTCGAAGGCCAGAAGCTCGCGCTGAAGGTGGTCGACGACCAGCACTATGAGCTGTTCGCCGGGAACGGCGCGCTGCTGCTGCGCGGCCAGGTCGGCCAGCAGGCGCAGGGCGGCGGCGTGACGATGCAGGTCAATAAACTGGTCGCGCGTCCGGGCGAGCAGTTCACCGTGGTGCGCGCCAACGACCTCGACGCGATCACCGCGTTCCAGTCGGCGATCACCGTGCAGGAGCAGGGCAAGCAGACCGGCGTGATCCAGATCTCGCTCGAAGACAAGAGCCCGGAACACGCGGCGCTGGTCGCCAATGCGCTGGCGCAGTCGTATGTGCGCCAGCACGTATCGAACAAGCAGGCCGACGCGATCAAGATGCTCGACTTCCTGCAAAGCGAAGAGCCGCGTCTGAAGGCCGATCTGGAGCGCGCGGAAGCCGCCTTGACCGCGTATCAGCGCCAGTCCGGCTCGATCAACGCGAGCGACGAAGCCAAGGTGTACCTGGAAGGCAGCGTGCAGTACGAGCAGCAGATCGCCGGTTTGCGTCTGCAGATGACGCAGCTCAGCGAGCGTTACGGCGACGACCATCCGATGCTGGTGGCCGCGCGTCAACAGATGGCCGAACTGGAAGCGCAGCGCGCCAAATACGCGGACCGTTTCCGCGATCTGCCGGCCACCGAAGTGAAGGCCGTGCAGTTGCAGCGCGATGCGAAAGTGGCGGAAGACATCTACGTGCTGCTGCTGAACCGCGTGCAGGAATTGTCGGTGCAGAAAGCGGGCACGGGCGGCAACGTGCATATCGTCGACGCCGCGTTGCGCCCCGGCGCGCCGGTCAAGCCGAAGAAGGTGCTGATTCTGTCGGCGGCGGTGATTCTCGGCCTGATCGCGGGCACCGGCTTCGTGTTCCTGCGCCGCAATATGTTCAAGGGGATCGACGATCCGGATCATATCGAGCGTGCGTTCCATCTGCCGGTGTTCGGCCTCGTGCCGTTGAGCGCCGAACAGGCGGTGCTGGAAAGCGCGTTCGAACGCGGCGGCGAACGTCTGCGTTCGGTGCTGGCGAATGCGCGGCCCAAGGACATCACGGTCGAAAGTCTGCGCAGCCTGCGCACCTCCATGCAGTTCACGATGATGGACGCGCGCAATCGCATCATCATGCTGACCGGCCCGATGGCCGGCGTCGGCAAGAGTTTCCTGACGGTCAACCTCGCGGTGCTGCTCGCGCATTCGGGTAAGCGCGTGCTGATGATCGACGGCGATATGCGGCGCGGCGCGCTCGAACGTTATCTGGGCGGCGTGCAGGACAACGGTTTGTCCGAGTTGCTGAGCGGCCAGATCTCGCTGGAAGAAGCGATCCGCAGTTCGAACGTGGAAGGCTTGAGCTTCATCTCGTGCGGCCGCCGTCCGCCGAATCCGTCGGAACTGCTGATGTCGCCGCGGCTGCCGCAATACCTCGACGGTCTCGCCAAACGCTACGACGTGATCCTGATCGACACGCCGCCGGTGCTGGCGGTGACCGATGCGTCGATTATCGGCGCGTATGCCGGTTCGACCTTCTTCGTGATGCGCTCGGGCGTGCACAGCGAAGGCGAGATCCAGGACGCGCTGAAGCGTCTGCGCGCGGCCGGCGTGCATGTGCAGGGCGGCATTTTCAACGGCATGCCGCGTTCGCGCGGCGGCTACGACCGTGGCTACGCGGCGGTGCAGGAATACCTGAGCGCCTGA
- a CDS encoding glycosyltransferase, with protein sequence MSTNVHVHLFYGADPRFYRPGDNIGCLYGYHHAQSDGFALSYSQDAPESKPVRLLRRALKAVLGFDFIHTWRNRAEMLRSDVIWTHTEQEWLSAALMLLLSGRKAGAEASPLLLAQSVWLLDKWPSYGILRSWLYRKLMGRADQLTTLATENAALCQRYFDRDATPLLYGLNTQDFPVKTPTEWLPHAPIRIAAIGNDRDRDWETLIKAFGNDPRYTVKLATRRRIPASLRAPNVEIALFSGIKKQHELYDWADLIVVPLRPNSHASGITVMLEAAAVGKPMVVTNVGALQDYFPAGEALYIPPFNPQALREAVDQLAASPLDGLRQAQAAAAGLLARDLTTQHYAMQHVRITQEMLRARAARTQPQARAQTSRPAARESRGGL encoded by the coding sequence ATGAGTACAAACGTTCACGTTCACCTGTTTTACGGCGCCGACCCGCGCTTTTACCGGCCGGGCGACAACATCGGCTGTCTGTACGGTTATCACCACGCGCAGTCAGACGGCTTCGCGCTGAGCTATTCGCAGGACGCGCCCGAGAGTAAGCCGGTGCGGCTGTTGCGGCGTGCGTTGAAGGCGGTGCTGGGGTTCGATTTCATCCATACGTGGCGCAACCGCGCCGAGATGCTGCGCTCGGACGTGATCTGGACGCATACCGAGCAGGAATGGCTGTCCGCCGCGCTGATGCTGCTGCTGAGCGGCCGCAAGGCCGGGGCCGAGGCTTCCCCCTTGCTGCTCGCGCAAAGCGTGTGGCTGCTCGATAAATGGCCTTCGTACGGGATTCTGCGTAGCTGGCTGTATCGCAAGCTGATGGGCCGCGCCGATCAACTAACCACGCTCGCCACTGAAAACGCCGCGCTGTGCCAGCGTTATTTCGATCGGGACGCGACCCCACTGCTGTACGGGCTGAACACGCAGGACTTCCCGGTGAAGACGCCGACCGAGTGGCTGCCGCATGCGCCGATCCGCATTGCCGCCATCGGCAACGATCGCGACCGCGATTGGGAAACGCTGATCAAGGCCTTCGGCAACGATCCGCGCTACACCGTCAAGCTCGCGACGCGGCGGCGGATTCCCGCGTCGCTGCGCGCGCCGAACGTCGAGATCGCGCTGTTTTCGGGCATTAAAAAGCAGCACGAGTTGTACGACTGGGCCGATCTGATCGTGGTGCCGCTGCGGCCGAATTCGCACGCCTCGGGGATCACGGTGATGCTCGAAGCGGCGGCCGTCGGCAAGCCGATGGTGGTCACCAACGTTGGCGCGTTGCAGGATTATTTTCCGGCCGGCGAGGCGCTTTATATTCCGCCGTTCAATCCGCAGGCGCTGCGCGAAGCGGTCGACCAGCTCGCCGCATCGCCGCTAGACGGCTTGCGTCAGGCGCAAGCGGCGGCGGCCGGTTTGCTGGCGCGCGACCTGACCACTCAGCACTACGCGATGCAGCACGTGCGGATCACGCAGGAGATGCTGCGCGCGCGCGCCGCTCGCACGCAGCCGCAGGCGAGGGCGCAAACCTCGCGTCCCGCCGCGCGCGAATCACGCGGAGGTCTCTAA
- a CDS encoding undecaprenyl-phosphate glucose phosphotransferase, translating into MLSVLSRIIDIAMVVLGATLATAVHSGKFVWLDDMQRVSLAFDCLLVVVFFPALGIYQSWRGKPLYDLLCRVAGGWVMVEVTGVLISFSLHRSDSLSRLWLVYWAVATIVLLGVTKVIVYSVLRSLRREGFNQRAVAIVGGAPYGRFLIEQMRGRPEAGFTPIVVFDEEGSINPYEDPDAVNAIDGVPVERDYQRMLQLVRQRAIRELWLALPISKEKAIHRFVMDLKNDFVNIRFIPDVRSLTLFNQPMVDLLGVPAINLAASPITDLRVLPKRVFDRLFALTALTALAPVMLVIAVMVKVSSPGPVFFRQKRKGIDGNQFEIYKFRSMKLHQEEAGKITQATRRDPRITAVGAFLRRTSLDELPQFINVLRGEMSVVGPRPHALEHDDIYKDLVKGYMHRYRIKPGITGWAQINGYRGETDRIEKMMGRVKLDLYYMQHWTFWLDIKIVVLTLWKGFAGSNAY; encoded by the coding sequence ATGCTGAGCGTTCTATCGAGAATCATCGACATCGCCATGGTCGTGCTCGGCGCGACGCTGGCGACGGCCGTGCACAGCGGGAAATTCGTGTGGCTGGACGACATGCAGCGCGTGTCGCTCGCGTTCGACTGTCTGCTGGTGGTGGTGTTTTTCCCCGCGCTGGGCATCTATCAGTCCTGGCGCGGCAAGCCGCTCTACGACCTGCTGTGCCGGGTTGCCGGCGGCTGGGTGATGGTGGAGGTCACCGGCGTGCTGATCAGCTTCAGCCTGCACCGTTCGGACAGTCTGTCGCGCTTGTGGCTCGTCTACTGGGCGGTGGCCACGATCGTGCTGCTGGGGGTCACCAAGGTGATCGTCTATTCGGTGCTGCGCAGTCTGCGCCGCGAAGGCTTCAATCAGCGCGCGGTGGCGATCGTCGGCGGCGCGCCGTATGGGCGCTTTCTGATCGAACAGATGCGCGGCCGTCCGGAAGCGGGCTTCACGCCGATCGTGGTGTTCGACGAGGAAGGCTCGATCAATCCGTACGAAGACCCGGACGCGGTCAATGCGATCGACGGTGTGCCGGTGGAACGCGACTATCAGCGCATGTTGCAACTGGTGCGTCAGCGTGCGATCCGCGAGCTGTGGCTGGCCTTGCCGATCTCGAAGGAAAAGGCGATTCACCGCTTCGTGATGGACCTGAAGAACGACTTCGTGAACATCCGCTTCATTCCGGACGTGCGCAGCCTGACGCTGTTCAATCAGCCGATGGTCGACCTGCTCGGCGTGCCCGCGATCAACCTGGCCGCGTCGCCGATCACCGATCTGCGGGTGCTGCCCAAGCGCGTGTTCGATCGCCTGTTCGCGCTCACGGCGTTGACCGCGCTCGCGCCGGTCATGCTCGTGATCGCGGTGATGGTGAAGGTGAGTTCGCCGGGACCGGTGTTCTTCCGCCAGAAGCGCAAGGGCATCGACGGCAATCAGTTCGAGATCTACAAGTTCCGCTCGATGAAGCTGCACCAGGAAGAGGCCGGCAAGATCACCCAGGCCACGCGGCGCGATCCGCGCATCACGGCGGTCGGCGCGTTCCTGCGGCGCACCAGTCTCGACGAGCTGCCGCAGTTCATCAACGTGCTGCGCGGCGAGATGTCGGTGGTCGGTCCGCGTCCGCACGCGCTCGAACACGACGACATCTACAAGGATCTGGTGAAGGGCTACATGCACCGCTACCGGATCAAGCCGGGCATTACCGGCTGGGCGCAGATCAACGGCTATCGCGGCGAGACCGACCGCATCGAAAAGATGATGGGTCGCGTCAAGCTCGATCTGTACTACATGCAGCACTGGACCTTCTGGCTCGACATCAAGATCGTCGTGCTGACACTGTGGAAAGGATTCGCAGGCAGCAACGCGTACTGA
- a CDS encoding arsenate reductase/protein-tyrosine-phosphatase family protein: protein MFANVLIVCHANVCRSPAAEMLFKSRQRAVSRPSSAPIAFHSAGLRAMDGHGMDPVMRRLLAEQGVASGIHYSRRLNRNLVRSADLVLVTERAQVGAVEALDPAARGKVYPLGKWEADSDVADPHGCAETAYRESLVLIEHLVMGWLKKIC, encoded by the coding sequence ATGTTCGCCAATGTACTGATCGTCTGCCATGCCAACGTGTGCCGTTCACCGGCCGCCGAGATGCTGTTCAAGTCCCGGCAACGCGCGGTGTCGCGGCCGTCTTCGGCGCCGATCGCGTTTCATTCGGCGGGCCTGCGCGCAATGGACGGCCACGGCATGGACCCGGTCATGCGCCGCCTGCTCGCCGAGCAGGGCGTGGCCTCCGGGATCCATTACTCGCGGCGTCTGAACCGCAACCTGGTGCGCTCAGCGGACCTCGTGCTGGTCACCGAGCGCGCCCAGGTGGGCGCGGTCGAAGCGCTCGACCCGGCCGCGCGCGGCAAGGTCTATCCGCTCGGCAAGTGGGAAGCCGACTCCGACGTCGCCGACCCGCACGGCTGCGCGGAAACCGCTTATAGGGAGAGTCTCGTGCTCATCGAACATCTGGTCATGGGATGGCTGAAAAAAATATGCTGA